Proteins encoded by one window of Pristiophorus japonicus isolate sPriJap1 chromosome 17, sPriJap1.hap1, whole genome shotgun sequence:
- the LOC139228036 gene encoding CMRF35-like molecule 8 translates to MDEEMAAGALKVIGVLDLELLTANKLVRGIVGKTITIECHYDHGYQSHVKYWCQGWTHQCSVVVTTNDQHGWGGRVSITDKKTAAISYLNVCFFPTESVSVPVLRYLSPPNVSCFGGSVSVSCESVQGSLPIQYKWYEKTPTKGSKISDTNKLDLHCQSFKQQHHQYYCTASNNQGEKSSEMVDVSVFNRAGKRCSYVTQISGIGKCYFERTI, encoded by the exons GCAAATAAACTAGTAAGAGGAATTGTGGGAAAAACAATCACCATAGAATGTCATTATGACCATGGGTACCAGTCACATGTGAAATATTGGTGTCAGGGCTGGACTCACCAATGTTCAGTTGTAGTAACAACAAATGATCAACATGGATGGGGAGGAagagtgtcaatcacagataagaagACAGCAGCAATATCT TATCTGAATGTTTGTTTCTTTCCCACAGAATCCGTGTCAGTTCCTGTACTTAGATATTTATCGCCACCAAATGTCTCATGTTTTGGGGGCTCAGTGTCAGTCTCCTGTGAGTCTGTCCAGGGATCCCTTCCCATTCAGTACAAATGGTATGAAAAGACCCCGACTAAAGGTTCAAAGATCTCTGACACCAATAAACTGGATCTACATTGTCAATCCTTCAAACAGCAACATCATCAATATTACTGCACAGCCTCAAATAATCAGGGCGAGAAATCCAGTGAAATGGTCGATGTGTCAGTCTTCAACAGAGCAGGGAAGCGCTGCAGTTATGTGACACAAATCAGTGGCATTGGTAAGTGTTACTTTGAACGCACAATATAG